In Fusarium oxysporum f. sp. lycopersici 4287 chromosome 6, whole genome shotgun sequence, a single window of DNA contains:
- a CDS encoding hypothetical protein (At least one base has a quality score < 10), translating to MNLHYICHEADTEPPRREPNGPLTRPEEASNPSNQQPLSKNISLHVPDVQLQRQLRSASRKSKNRKRCSAAPSNQEHARKSHNFVEKHYRARLKAQFERLLEVLPAAQARSLADRDIAANLGQVLSRGQILDMARNRILELEGKIEVILKKRRDGYHVS from the coding sequence ATGAACCTTCACTATATCTGCCACGAGGCTGACACAGAGCCTCCGAGGAGAGAGCCGAATGGGCCTTTGACTCGTCCTGAGGAGGCGAGCAACCCATCGAATCAACAACCCCTTAGCAAGAATATTTCACTTCATGTTCCCGACGTTCAACTTCAACGTCAACTTCGATCAGCATCGCGCAAATCAAAGAACCGAAAACGTTGTAGCGCAGCTCCCAGCAATCAAGAACACGCCCGAAAAAGCCATAACTTTGTCGAGAAACATTACCGTGCCCGACTCAAGGCGCAGTTTGAAAGGCTCCTCGAAGTTCTGCCAGCGGCACAGGCACGGAGCCTTGCTGACAGGGATATCGCAGCCAATCTTGGCCAGGTTCTAAGCAGAGGACAAATATTGGATATGGCAAGAAATCGAATCCTTGAGTTGGAAGGAAAGATTGAGGTTATACtgaaaaagagaagagatggCTATCACGTATCATGA